The Actinomycetota bacterium sequence TTCAGGTGCTAACATGGTAGTCATTGCTTCTTCTATAATGTTTATCTCAAAGCTCATTAGACTCTCATTTTTCAAAAAAATTCTTATAATAATAGTGATTATTCTATCTTATACTTATCTTGTTGGTTATGAAGCATCAATTATAAGAGCCTCAATCATTACAATACTAACAATGCTGGCATTAATTTTGGGAAGAAAAAGGGATTCAGTAGCTCTTCTTTTAACATCAGGGTTATTAATTACTCTACATGATCCATTCTCAATATATGATATAGGTTTTCAGCTTTCTTTTCTATCTGTTGCTGGAATTCTTTTGATTTCACCTATAATTGATGAACTCCTTGGCAATAAATCAAATTTTCTAACTAATACCTTCTCGATTACATTTTCAGTGCTTCTCACTATAGCTCCCATCACCCTTTATCATTTTAAGCGATTCTCAATAGTTTCAATATTAAGTAATTTCTTAGCTCTTCCTGTATCAACCTTGATAATGAGCTTGGGTATGATCTGTGCTTGGCTCTCTTTGTTGTTTGAAAAAATGATCTATCCCTTTTTATGGGTTTTAGACAAGGCAACAGGTTATCTATTTTTTATAAGTAAAGTCTGTTCTAATATTCCATATGGTCAGTTATATTTTTCAAAATTTTCTATCCATTTTGTATTTTTGTATTATCTATTTCTATTATTTACAGTTAGTTTCTTAACAAAAAATAATATAAATAAAAAATTCAATAAGAAGTTTATAATATATTTAATAATTTTTTTAACAGTACTTGTATTTGCTTACCAGGTTTTTTTATACCTTCCACCAAAGAATCTATCTCTTACTTTTTTTAATGTGGGTAATGGTGATGCCTGTTTAATTAGAACGCCGGAAGGAATTAATATTCTTATAGATGGGGGTCCTGAAGGTAAAGATATTGTAAAAAAACTTTATCTAAGAGGTGTTAAAAAATTAGATTTAGTTATTCTATCTCATCCACATTCAGATCATATAGGTGGATTAATAGAGGTATTAAATGAGATTCCGATTAATTCAGTTTTAATGGGTAACTTAGATCTTTCTGAAAGCGACCAATCTACTATTGAAAAACATGATCTATTCTTAGAAATAATTAATACTAAACAGATACCTCTAATTATTGTAAAGTCAAAAAATATTCTGAGAATATCTTCTAAGTTGAATTTAATTCCAATCTGGCCAGAACCTGGTGATGTTATCTATCTAAAAGAGAATATAAATAATCAATCATTAGTTCTTTTATTAGAATATGAGAATAAAAAGATACTTTTTACTGGAGACATTGAAATTCAGGCTCAAAGAGAGATATTAAGTAGCTTGAAAAATCTATCAATGAATAAATTAGATGATTTAAAAAATACATCCATAAGCAAATCAAGTAGTTTAAAAAATCTATCAATGAATAAATCAAATAGTTTAAAAGATATATCAATAAATAATGATGTATATAATGATATTAACAACTATTTAATAAA is a genomic window containing:
- a CDS encoding ComEC/Rec2 family competence protein, with product MRKKNLQAWIYWITPSYLIGIIIGFNYKFSLSSLLTILTIFLLILISYSVYRTKFIKYLIVTVFFLIGILVVTLVINRMSNSILLKFSERNLDVTLEGTVCSRPMFFKNSVSFFLDVKYLEFEGNKWKVNERTQVSIFFNKHENNLNEISKVLKKSNSKNDLEDTIFLGQGITVLGKLNKIEIKDSIKFSWEKYLYNKRIQTKLITNTNKILRTSTPLLSRIRKYITDKAKAIFKKYMNHKYAPFLIGTILGDRSEILPETTDHFTKSGLLHILAISGANMVVIASSIMFISKLIRLSFFKKILIIIVIILSYTYLVGYEASIIRASIITILTMLALILGRKRDSVALLLTSGLLITLHDPFSIYDIGFQLSFLSVAGILLISPIIDELLGNKSNFLTNTFSITFSVLLTIAPITLYHFKRFSIVSILSNFLALPVSTLIMSLGMICAWLSLLFEKMIYPFLWVLDKATGYLFFISKVCSNIPYGQLYFSKFSIHFVFLYYLFLLFTVSFLTKNNINKKFNKKFIIYLIIFLTVLVFAYQVFLYLPPKNLSLTFFNVGNGDACLIRTPEGINILIDGGPEGKDIVKKLYLRGVKKLDLVILSHPHSDHIGGLIEVLNEIPINSVLMGNLDLSESDQSTIEKHDLFLEIINTKQIPLIIVKSKNILRISSKLNLIPIWPEPGDVIYLKENINNQSLVLLLEYENKKILFTGDIEIQAQREILSSLKNLSMNKLDDLKNTSISKSSSLKNLSMNKSNSLKDISINNDVYNDINNYLIKADILKVPHQGSKDANFYQFLRAVSPKIAIISVGLNNK